Proteins encoded in a region of the Vicia villosa cultivar HV-30 ecotype Madison, WI linkage group LG5, Vvil1.0, whole genome shotgun sequence genome:
- the LOC131606773 gene encoding protein SULFUR DEFICIENCY-INDUCED 1-like produces the protein MEEERGSYRNNKSLFSQGKKKEDVYHVVYKVPYGDSPYVRAKHAQLVEKDPEAAIVLFWKAINARDKVDSALKDMAVVMKQLDRSQEAIEAISSFRGLCSKQSQESLDNVLIDLYKKSGKIDEQIDLLKRKLKLIYQGEAFNGKLTKTARSHGKKFQVSIKQETSRLLGNLGWAYMQKMNYVMAEVVYRKAQMIDPDCNKACNLGLCLIRQARYEEAQVIIDEILKGEIPGSDDIKSRKRAEDLVIELKSLIPPSHTLDLLVLDDEFIKGIEQLMNEWGPFRSKRLPIFEEISSCRNQLAC, from the exons ATGGAAGAAGAAAGAGGTAGTTACAGGAACAACAAGAGTTTGTTTTCACaagggaagaagaaagaagacgTTTATCATGTTGTTTACAAGGTTCCTTATGGTGATAGTCCTTATGTCAGAGCCAAACATGCTCAG CTGGTAGAAAAGGACCCGGAAGCTGCAATTGTATTATTTTGGAAAGCAATAAATGCAAGGGATAAGGTGGATAGTGCTTTAAAAGATATGGCTGTGGTGATGAAGCAATTAGACAGATCTCAAGAAGCCATTGAAGCTATCTCTTCCTTTAGAGGCCTTTGCTCCAAACAATCCCAAGAATCCCTTGATAATGTACTCATTGATCTTTACAAG AAAAGTGGGAAAATAGATGAGCAAATAGATTTGCTGAAGAGAAAGCTGAAATTAATCTACCAAGGCGAAGCCTTCAATGGGAAACTCACAAAAACTGCACGATCTCATGGCAAGAAGTTTCAAGTTTCTATTAAACAAGAAACTTCAAGATTACTG GGAAACTTGGGCTGGGCCTACATGCAAAAGATGAACTACGTGATGGCGGAGGTGGTGTATCGAAAAGCCCAAATGATCGACCCGGATTGTAACAAGGCATGTAACTTGGGCCTATGTCTCATTAGGCAAGCCCGGTATGAAGAGGCCCAAGTGATTATTGATGAAATATTAAAAGGAGAAATTCCAGGCTCAGATGATATCAAGTCTAGAAAAAGGGCTGAAGATCTTGTAATAGAGTTGAAATCATTGATACCTCCATCACATACATTGGATCTTTTAGTTCTTGATGATGAGTTTATCAAAGGCATAGAACAGTTGATGAATGAATGGGGTCCTTTTAGATCAAAGAGACTTCCAATTTTTGAAGAGATTTCTTCTTGTAGAAACCAGTTAGCTTGTTAA
- the LOC131604875 gene encoding uncharacterized protein LOC131604875, translating into MEEISQPERPISQGTSTPDVETIPETTSTPAPTKPTPSELEQLKQTDPLGFLRAIMNVNTSSLSEPDVSPAVTADSSDKEDTPNLLRQIKERFFGVNLVDVLNRDPVKSCNLNQLLKKVDLLQVSPEVSEMIVLLGSLLEQLQANILRKQNVEKELSEILRRKLQRGVGSSSEVFPSSF; encoded by the exons atggaggagatttctcaaccagaaaGACCAATCtctcaaggaacttcgactccCGATGTAGAAactattcctgagacaacttcgacgcctgcccctacgaagcctactccttcggagcttgaacaacttaaacaaactgatcctcttgggttcctaagggctatcatgaatgtgaatacttcttcactttcggagcctgatgtctctccagctgtaactgcagattctagtgacaaggaagatactcctaatcttcttcgacagataaaagagagattctttggggttaatcttgtagatgttctcaaccgggaccctgttaaaagctgcaacttaaatcaacttttaaagaaagtagatttgcttcaagtttccccagaagtctcagagatgattgttctgctaggctctctccttgaacaactccaagctaacattcttcgaaagcaaaatgtcgagaAAGAATTATCTGAGAta ctccgtaggaagctgcaaagaGGAGTTGGATCGTCATctgaagtgttcccttctagtttttag